The genome window ATGGCCACCAGGATGGTCGATGCCAGGTCGCTGACGGGATAGCCCAGCCAAACGCCGGTCACCCCCCAGAGGCGGGCAAAGATAATTACGCAGGGAATCAGAAAAATCAATTGGCGGGTCAGCGATAAAAAGGTTGCAATGGCGGCCCGGCCGGTGGCCTGAAAATAGGTACCGCCCACAATGCCCAGGCCCAAGAGGGGGAGGCATAGGATATTTAGCCGCAGCCCTTCCCGGGTATAGTCGCCCACGGCCGCCAGCGTTTCCGCATTGCTGGCAAAGACCTGGACGATGCTGTCGGTAAAGACCATGATCAGGCTGAAGGTGACCACGGCAAAGACCGTCCCCACGGCAATGGCCTTAAACAAGGCTTCCCGCACCCGGTGGGGGGCGCCGGCGCCGAAATTAAAGCCGATGATGGGCTGGACGCCCTGGTTGATTCCGAACAAGGGGAAAAAGCAGAGGGTTGAAACGCTGTGGACAATCCCCATGGCGGCCAGGGCGTTATCGCCGCCGTAAACCTTCAGTTCCTGGTTGATGACGGTGATGACCAAACTGGCGGCCATCTGCATGCCGAAGGTGGGAATCCCCAGGGCCGCAATGCGGCGGACCAGGGGCCCGTGTAAGCGGAAGTTTTGCCGCCGGAGCTTGAGCAGGGACCGGCCGCTTAAAAAATACAGTAAAATCCAGAGGCCGGAAAAAGACATGGCGATGACCGTGGCCCAGGCGGCGCCGGGGACCCCCA of Peptococcus niger contains these proteins:
- a CDS encoding MATE family efflux transporter — encoded protein: MNAAEKRRQLLAEMPVGKLLMRFSLPAIVGMVVGALYNVVDRIFLGTVSGQAIGAVYITFPVFLVIMAISMLIGIGATTLISIRLGEGAHDEAERILGNAFVLMIIAALALVTVIFLFAEPLLRLFGGTDSLIPTAVTYMRILCLALPLQMLSFSLNNVIRAEGNPNLAMATMAVGTFINVALDYLFIMRLGMGVPGAAWATVIAMSFSGLWILLYFLSGRSLLKLRRQNFRLHGPLVRRIAALGIPTFGMQMAASLVITVINQELKVYGGDNALAAMGIVHSVSTLCFFPLFGINQGVQPIIGFNFGAGAPHRVREALFKAIAVGTVFAVVTFSLIMVFTDSIVQVFASNAETLAAVGDYTREGLRLNILCLPLLGLGIVGGTYFQATGRAAIATFLSLTRQLIFLIPCVIIFARLWGVTGVWLGYPVSDLASTILVAIFLFRYRHELRGQPPQGKDQ